The following are encoded in a window of Amycolatopsis lexingtonensis genomic DNA:
- the miaB gene encoding tRNA (N6-isopentenyl adenosine(37)-C2)-methylthiotransferase MiaB, translated as MTENQAPRAYQIRTFGCQMNVHDSERLAGQLEDAGYAPVADGAKPDLIVFNTCAVRENADNKLYGTLGHLRPDKVANPDLQIAVGGCLAQKDRGEIVKRAPWVDVVFGTHNIGSLPTLLERARHNAEAEVEILESLETFPSTLPARRESSYASWVSVSVGCNNTCTFCIVPALRGKERDRRPGEILAEVEALVAEGVLEVTLLGQNVNSYGVEFGDRLAFGKLLRAAGGIDGLERVRFTSPHPAAFTSDVIDAMAETPNVCHQLHMPLQSGSDRVLREMKRSYRSARFLKILDEVRAAMPDAAITTDIIVGFPGETEEDFQATLDVVEQARFSSAFTFQYSKRPGTPAATMDGQLPKAVVQERYERLVELQNAISWEENKKIVGRKVELLVAAGEGRKDAETHRMSGRARDGRLVHFTPAGDRVDRSVRPGDVVETVVTYGAPHHLVADGDLLSHRRTRAGDNAEAGLRPKTSGVTLGLPGFGAPAARPEPVSGCAL; from the coding sequence ATGACCGAGAACCAGGCACCCAGGGCGTACCAGATCCGCACCTTCGGCTGCCAGATGAACGTGCACGACTCCGAGCGGCTCGCCGGCCAGCTCGAAGACGCCGGGTACGCGCCCGTCGCGGACGGGGCCAAGCCCGACTTGATCGTGTTCAACACCTGCGCCGTGCGGGAGAACGCGGACAACAAGCTGTACGGCACCCTCGGGCACCTGCGGCCGGACAAGGTCGCCAACCCGGACCTGCAGATTGCCGTCGGGGGGTGCCTGGCGCAGAAGGACCGCGGGGAGATCGTCAAGCGCGCGCCCTGGGTGGACGTCGTCTTCGGGACGCACAACATCGGGTCGCTGCCGACGCTGCTCGAGCGCGCCCGGCACAACGCCGAGGCCGAGGTCGAGATCCTCGAATCCCTCGAGACCTTCCCCTCCACGCTGCCCGCGCGCCGCGAGTCGTCCTACGCGAGCTGGGTGTCCGTTTCGGTGGGGTGCAACAACACCTGCACCTTCTGCATCGTGCCCGCCCTGCGCGGCAAGGAGCGCGACCGCCGGCCCGGCGAGATCCTCGCCGAGGTCGAGGCGCTCGTCGCCGAGGGCGTGCTCGAAGTCACCCTGCTCGGGCAGAACGTCAACTCGTACGGCGTCGAGTTCGGCGACCGGCTCGCGTTCGGGAAGCTGCTGCGCGCGGCCGGCGGCATCGACGGGCTGGAGCGCGTGCGCTTCACCTCGCCGCACCCCGCCGCGTTCACCTCGGACGTGATCGACGCCATGGCCGAGACCCCGAACGTCTGCCACCAGCTGCACATGCCGCTGCAGTCCGGGTCGGACCGGGTGCTGCGCGAGATGAAGCGGTCCTACCGCTCGGCGCGCTTCCTGAAGATCCTCGACGAGGTCCGCGCGGCCATGCCGGACGCCGCGATCACCACCGACATCATCGTCGGCTTCCCCGGGGAGACCGAGGAGGACTTCCAGGCCACGCTGGACGTCGTCGAGCAGGCGCGGTTCTCCAGCGCGTTCACCTTCCAGTACTCGAAGCGCCCCGGCACGCCGGCCGCCACGATGGACGGCCAGCTGCCCAAGGCCGTCGTGCAGGAGCGCTACGAACGCCTGGTGGAGCTGCAGAACGCGATCTCGTGGGAAGAGAACAAGAAGATCGTCGGCCGCAAGGTCGAGCTGCTCGTCGCCGCGGGCGAGGGGCGCAAGGACGCCGAGACGCACCGGATGAGCGGCCGCGCCCGCGACGGACGGCTGGTGCACTTCACGCCGGCCGGTGACCGCGTCGACCGCTCGGTGCGCCCGGGTGACGTCGTCGAGACGGTCGTCACCTACGGCGCGCCGCACCACCTGGTCGCGGACGGCGACCTGCTGTCGCACCGGCGGACCCGCGCCGGCGACAACGCGGAGGCCGGGCTGCGGCCGAAGACGAGCGGTGTCACGCTGGGCCTGCCGGGCTTCGGTGCCCCGGCCGCCCGGCCCGAACCGGTGAGTGGGTGTGCGCTGTGA
- a CDS encoding FAD-dependent oxidoreductase, translating into MREEVTIIGAGLGGLVLANVLHRHGIPVTVHEAEPSPAARRQGGMLDIHPWNGQRALEAAGLTEGFRALVLPGRESYRVLDRAGTVLLDRPDDGTGERPEVQRGDLRQLLLDALPPDAVRWGHKAVGVRALGGGRHEVGFADGSRVTTSLLVGADGAWSRVRSLLSAATPRYVGISVVETFLFDADTRHPAAAAAVGAGSLFALAPGQGILAHRESGGTLHTYAQLRKPEDWLAGLDPAAVTARVAGEFDGWAPELTALITASDTPPVLRRLHTLPAGHRWQRVPGVTLLGDAAHLLPPNGEGANLAMLDGAELGETLAAHRDDVETALAEYERRMVERAAAEAADEDIYEVMFGADAPHGMVALLAQPEVSTR; encoded by the coding sequence ATGCGCGAAGAAGTCACGATCATCGGAGCGGGCCTGGGCGGTCTCGTGCTGGCCAACGTGCTGCACCGGCACGGCATTCCCGTAACGGTCCACGAAGCGGAGCCCTCGCCGGCCGCCCGCCGTCAGGGCGGGATGCTCGACATCCACCCGTGGAACGGGCAGCGCGCGCTCGAAGCCGCGGGTTTGACCGAGGGGTTCCGCGCGCTCGTCCTGCCCGGCCGCGAGTCCTACCGGGTCCTCGACCGGGCGGGCACCGTGCTGCTCGACCGGCCCGACGACGGCACCGGCGAGCGGCCCGAGGTGCAGCGCGGCGACCTGCGACAGTTGCTGCTCGACGCGCTGCCGCCGGACGCCGTCCGGTGGGGGCACAAGGCCGTCGGCGTCCGGGCGCTCGGTGGCGGCCGGCACGAGGTGGGCTTCGCCGACGGCTCCCGTGTCACCACGAGCCTGCTGGTCGGCGCGGACGGCGCGTGGTCACGGGTGCGGTCGCTGCTGTCGGCCGCCACTCCCCGGTACGTCGGGATTTCGGTCGTCGAGACGTTCCTCTTCGACGCCGACACCCGCCACCCGGCCGCCGCGGCCGCGGTCGGCGCCGGATCGCTGTTCGCGCTCGCGCCGGGCCAGGGGATCCTCGCCCACCGGGAGAGCGGCGGGACCCTGCACACGTACGCGCAGCTGCGGAAGCCCGAGGACTGGCTCGCCGGCCTCGATCCCGCCGCGGTGACCGCGCGCGTCGCCGGGGAATTCGACGGCTGGGCCCCCGAGCTCACCGCGCTGATCACCGCGAGCGACACCCCGCCGGTGCTGCGCCGTCTCCACACGCTCCCGGCCGGGCACCGCTGGCAGCGCGTGCCGGGGGTGACCCTGCTCGGCGACGCCGCCCACCTCCTGCCCCCGAACGGCGAAGGCGCCAACCTGGCCATGCTGGACGGCGCCGAACTCGGGGAAACCCTTGCCGCGCACCGGGACGACGTCGAGACCGCGCTCGCGGAGTACGAGCGGCGCATGGTCGAACGCGCGGCCGCCGAGGCCGCGGACGAAGACATCTACGAAGTCATGTTCGGCGCCGACGCGCCGCACGGCATGGTCGCCCTGCTGGCTCAGCCGGAGGTCAGCACGCGGTAG
- a CDS encoding TetR/AcrR family transcriptional regulator translates to MTKRRADGLSKEVIVKAATGLLDEGGEAALTFRALTARLSTGYGAIYHHIANKSDLLAAATDDIIAGVMTGVVGGAEPREALRTVALRLFDAIDAHPWVGAQLSREPWRPALLEVYERIGGLLDALDVPGDALFDAAGALVNYVLGVAGQNAANARLLAGDADRSAFLGGVAAQWARLDPARYPFVRKAATRLAEHDDREQFLAGVDIFLAGVATLR, encoded by the coding sequence GTGACGAAGCGGCGTGCGGACGGCCTGTCCAAGGAAGTGATCGTCAAGGCGGCGACCGGGCTCCTCGACGAAGGCGGCGAGGCGGCGCTGACCTTCCGGGCGCTCACCGCGCGCCTGAGCACCGGCTACGGGGCGATCTACCACCACATCGCGAACAAGAGCGACCTGCTCGCGGCGGCCACCGACGACATCATCGCGGGCGTGATGACCGGCGTGGTCGGCGGTGCGGAGCCGCGGGAGGCGCTGCGCACGGTCGCGCTGCGCCTGTTCGACGCGATCGACGCCCACCCGTGGGTCGGCGCCCAGCTGTCCCGGGAGCCGTGGCGGCCCGCGCTCCTCGAGGTCTACGAGCGCATCGGCGGCCTGCTCGACGCGCTCGACGTCCCGGGGGACGCACTGTTCGACGCCGCCGGCGCCCTCGTGAACTACGTCCTGGGCGTGGCCGGGCAGAACGCCGCGAACGCCCGTCTCCTCGCCGGCGACGCCGACCGGTCGGCCTTCCTGGGCGGTGTCGCCGCCCAGTGGGCCCGGCTCGATCCGGCCCGCTACCCGTTCGTGCGCAAGGCGGCGACGCGGCTGGCCGAGCACGACGACCGCGAGCAGTTCCTCGCCGGCGTCGACATCTTCCTGGCCGGCGTCGCGACCCTCCGCTAG
- a CDS encoding MFS transporter, translated as MSSSTYLSTASTRWDARLWGVLLTVSIVTALDALDGSMVGVALPAIQAEFGLSTNALQWVISGYVLGFGGLLLLGGRTADLLGRRRVFLAAVSLFALASLFGGLVDDGALLVASRFIKGAAAAFTVPAALSIVTTTFREGPARNKAISIFAVFGASGYSAGLVFSGLLTELGWRWTFLLPAPFAAAVVVVAWKLIPAYRTEPAGGYDLPGALTGVGGSLLLVYGVVEAPETGWAAPRTLVTFAVALVLLVAFLLIEKRSRNPLLRLGIFRSGPLARANLGAALFFASFISVQFVVMLYFQRVLGWTPLQTALGFLPAAMIVAFGCPRVDPLIERVGTTRGIFAGVVAHVFAYALFLRVDEHSGYVGSVLPSMVLLGLGFTLAFPSFNIQATAGIPDGEQGLAGGLVNTSLQVGGAIGLAVVTAVLTAAGGGEVTPAALLRGWTPAIAVVTGFTVAGLFVALAGLLVRRRVVVPDAEPELEAV; from the coding sequence ATGAGTTCTTCCACGTACCTGTCCACCGCCTCGACCCGGTGGGACGCGCGTCTGTGGGGGGTTCTCCTCACCGTCTCGATCGTCACCGCGCTCGACGCGCTCGACGGGTCGATGGTCGGGGTCGCGCTGCCCGCCATCCAGGCCGAATTCGGGTTGTCCACCAATGCCCTGCAGTGGGTCATCAGCGGGTACGTGCTGGGCTTCGGCGGGCTGCTGCTGCTCGGCGGGCGCACCGCCGATCTGCTCGGGCGGCGGCGGGTCTTCCTCGCCGCCGTGTCCCTCTTCGCGCTGGCGTCGCTGTTCGGCGGGCTCGTCGACGACGGGGCGCTGCTCGTCGCGAGCCGCTTCATCAAGGGGGCGGCCGCGGCGTTCACCGTGCCCGCCGCCTTGTCCATCGTGACCACCACGTTCCGGGAAGGGCCCGCGCGGAACAAGGCGATCAGCATCTTCGCCGTGTTCGGGGCCAGCGGGTACTCCGCCGGGCTGGTGTTCTCCGGGCTGCTGACCGAGCTCGGGTGGCGGTGGACCTTCCTGCTGCCCGCGCCGTTCGCCGCGGCCGTGGTCGTCGTGGCCTGGAAGCTGATCCCCGCGTACCGGACCGAGCCGGCCGGTGGCTACGACCTGCCCGGCGCGCTCACCGGGGTCGGGGGCTCGCTGCTGCTGGTCTACGGCGTGGTCGAAGCACCCGAAACCGGCTGGGCCGCACCACGCACGCTCGTCACCTTCGCGGTCGCCCTCGTGCTGCTGGTGGCGTTCCTGCTCATCGAGAAGCGCAGCCGGAACCCCTTGCTGCGCCTGGGCATCTTCCGGTCCGGGCCGCTCGCGCGGGCCAACCTGGGGGCCGCGCTGTTCTTCGCCTCCTTCATCAGCGTCCAGTTCGTCGTGATGCTCTACTTCCAGCGCGTGCTCGGCTGGACGCCGCTGCAGACGGCGCTGGGGTTCCTGCCGGCGGCGATGATCGTCGCGTTCGGCTGCCCGCGCGTCGATCCGCTGATCGAGCGCGTCGGGACCACCCGCGGGATCTTCGCCGGGGTGGTGGCCCACGTCTTCGCCTACGCGCTTTTCCTGCGCGTCGACGAGCATTCGGGGTACGTCGGTTCGGTGCTGCCCAGCATGGTCCTGCTCGGCCTCGGCTTCACGCTGGCCTTCCCGTCGTTCAACATCCAGGCCACGGCCGGGATCCCGGACGGCGAGCAGGGCCTCGCGGGCGGCCTGGTCAACACCTCGCTGCAGGTCGGCGGCGCGATCGGCCTCGCCGTCGTGACGGCGGTGCTGACCGCGGCCGGGGGCGGCGAGGTCACCCCCGCCGCGCTGCTGCGGGGCTGGACGCCGGCGATCGCCGTCGTCACCGGGTTCACCGTGGCCGGGCTGTTCGTCGCGCTCGCCGGGCTGCTGGTCCGCCGCCGGGTCGTGGTGCCGGACGCCGAGCCGGAGCTCGAAGCCGTCTAG